TTGCCAGCTACTTCAGAATCAAGTAAGCCCACAATAACATTCGCTGCATAGAGCCCGTCGACATCCATGGTCTCATCGATTCATACCTAAATTTTACGGTTAAAGACCTCGtttgtattttagttaaaatttataaataaatactgtataTGTAATTTTTCCTCAAGGTTGATAATCAgggatatttttaaatgtaaacttttctaagtttttttatttaagataattgtagtgaaatattagcaaaatcaaagttaaaatcaattaaaagtattttcagTTAATTACGATTGAGTTTGTGCCTTTTTCTTTGATTTAATGCATGCTCATGCTTTGCCATTCTTATGCGTTGTGATACTAAAAACCATTTAGTCGCAGATACTTTAACTTCGCGgaatttgcaaaataatatcTTACCATCAGAACTAAGTAAATGATCCCCCAACTCTTTCACAAAACTAATTAACAGGTTTTTTAGCATTAggttagtatatatttgtaatttaaaaaaataattgtttaaattcagCTTAGAACATGTGAAATGCAGCTAACACAACTAATATATCTTAACTcctaattatctatataataccgTAACTTCACACTTATAGGTAAACTCACCGTTCGCTGGTTACTAAATATCTAATCTCCTAATGGCCAATGCGGGTTTTATTCATATGGACAATTTATAAcacaatacttttaatttataatctagaaaaaatcaaaatatgcatATCTATtctcaaaaatgtcaaatatgcTAAAGTACGTAAAATAAGTTTGCATATTTGTAATCTAGACTTCATGAATCAAATTTATATGATACTCGGGTAAATTTTTGACTGCGGGAAAAAATATGCAGTCATAAAACTGAGTTTTATTTATCAGTAGTAATTATGatcaatataattacaatatattatatggtaggcattattttgtatgaaagtaatccatagaaaataaaaaaaaagtttaagttttactactaatgtcaataaaataaagatattaatttatcatacatGATGAACAGCAAAAATGATTTcttaggaaaataaaatatactgtatttactattttatagttataactcataaatttatgtttaaaataagaaTTCATAAAGATAAAACcatgtcaaattaaaaattaacatctctaataataaaataatcaatatgttttagttttaatacctattaggtCGGTTGTTAGGCTGTGGAGCAACTGGCTTATTTACATTAGGTGACTGTGCTCGGAGAGCATGAGTTATTGGTTTGTCCCAAGCATTTGTTTGTGGAGGAGGAGGAGGATTGTTGCTAACCATAACTAcagtatctaaaaaaaaaaaattcatttaatttatattatatttaaatttagatttaagtCATAgtatgattttttatcaaacctTTAATAATTGGAACGTTTGAGTCATCTTGACCAATTTGTGGCTGACTTTTTTGCCGCTCATACCTCTGATTTGTTTGACCAGGCTTAGCTGCATTGTTATTTTGATTAGCCCTAGATGTTGGTTTAGAAGAATCTTTACGATTACTCTGATTGGTTAAACGTTGAATTTTTTGTTGTGAATCACTCAACTTTCTCTGGTCATCTTTTTTAATAGATCTTCCATCCTGAGAAGTACTTCCTCCTAAAATGATTGATGTATtcacaaaacataaatattttactgtttcatttttattgaatattatattatatttaccactATAACCACTCTTAGGGTCATTAATAGAAGTAGTTGCCGTTAACTTTTGATTGGATTTGTCAGTATTACCAAGTTCTTTAGACTGATCCTTTTTATCATAACTGGATCTTTTGTCAccccttaaataaaatatgaataattataaaaagtaagaaCTATTTATAAAAGCTATATTAAATTACCTTGATGACGCTAAATATGTACGACTACTTAGTCTTCGATTACTACTTTTTTGTTGAGCTTCATAATCACTAGGTTCACTAACTGAATCCCAATGGTCATCTTGTTTTTGACTATTGAGTGGTCGATTACTTTGTCTAGAACCAAATCGACTTTCACCACTTCTACGGTTTGTATCTCCAGATGTTGTAAATGAATCTAACTTAGACTGTGGTTTAGATGATGAATTTTTACTTCTAATAGAACCACCAGAGTTtggatttaatttgtttttctcaaCATTTTCATCGATACTATTTTTTTGACCGCTACGTCCATTTAATGTGCATGATTCTAAACGTACTCTTCCTCTCTGCTCAGATCTCTGACCATATCCACGTAACGTCGATTTGTCTGAATAACGATCATTTTGTCTTATACTTCCTCTGTTTCGATCATCATTTCTATTTCTATCATCTCCTCGATTTCGGTCATCATTTCTATTCCTGTTTTCTCCTCGATTTCTGTCATCTCCGCGATTCCTGTCATCTCCGCGATTCCTGTCGTCACCGCGATTCCTGTCATCTCCGCGATTCCTGTCGTCACCGCGATTTCTGTCATCGCGTCGAGGAGGACCTCTGGACCGTTGACCTTCTTCATAAGACTCCGGCCAAGCATTTTTTCTATTTGACCCAGACCTGGAAACTGTTCGAGAATTGATACTCTGATGATATGAAGAACGCGATCCAACATAGCGGTCAGATCTCATTCCTTTTTGATGAGATAATGTAGAAGTACCAGAATTGTTTTCTAAAGATGATTTTGGTTCtagaaatattttacttaattagttGTTTCTAATTTGTAGGTTTCTACTTTCTCCAAGTAACAGGAGCACCTTAATCGTTTCCAAACCCCCATCCAAATTTGATGTCAATAAATACGAGATATAaccaaatcataaaaaatattctaaatgttCTGGATTTGATATACTCTATGCCCAAATTTATTAgtttggaaatttcaaatttaatatgaatatattttatattattctgaagCTAAATAGAAAACAATCGCCAGTTCTGTTggttatttgaaacttttatcaatttatttcaaGAATAACTTCTGCGCTCCTGTTTCTtgatattaactaaaaaaaaaatttcaaaaataaaacctataatttattaattgtaaatacctGATAATTTGTCGTCATCATTTTTTTGACCACTTTTACCACTTTTTGTTTCCTGTTCAAGTTTTTGTTCttgcaacattttatttttattattagttggaGCTAAATCCCAAACAGATTTATCTTTAGATGATAAATCGTCaccctaaaataatatattaatataatattattcatacaatatacatagaacagaaaattagaaaatattaaaaatataaaataaaatccacatTCCAGAATCAAAGCATATAAgtttatttgtgtttaaatttcaCTTACGGGTATGAAAAATGaaccacaaaatataaaagttaactgcatattttctaataattttaaaattttacatttttgtcaacaaccaaatataatttatgcactTACTTGATCATTTTTCTTCATATCCTTCCTTTCACTTTTCACTAATTGATTTAAATTCCGTTTAGGTTCACTGGTCAGTTCACAAGCTTCAAGTTTCTCTTGAGTTATGGGgccaggtatatattttttaccctaatataaaataagttataaattttaataatacaataattgtaattgtaattattacaattacgtATTgagtatacatacatattggCCCGATGAATTATTTTCATCTTTATAGAAATCTTTACCAAGAGAATTTTGTCTCCAATGATAAGTTTCATCATCACCTtgcctataaaatatcaatcaacaataaaaacacatattattactaataataagcAAAACTTACACATTATCTTTTTCAATATCCTCTGGAGTTTCTAAAGAATCTCGAGAATGATATTTTGATACTTTTGTAAATTCTTTTTTATCAGCATCATAATTATCATCAATTGATTTCTTTACATTACCTCCGGCATCCTATAATAAAcaatgtttgatataataaatagaattaagtataataaaatattgaaaatactaaCATTCCTCTTGAAATCACGTCTATGATCATAATTCTTTCTATTGTCATCACCTCTAGAAGTATAATCACTATgtgtatatttatcatttttgtctTTAGGATCTGAACGAACCTTATCCCTcctgtacctatttaaaaagtCAATTACAACCAGATTATTAATTTTGCTTATATGATATTGATTAAGAAAATGCAGATTTTAAAGATGTTACTCATACAACTTTGAGtaacacccttttttttttttctaataattttacttgATTAACTCATTATACaccaatttaaatagttttgtacATTAATGGTATTACAacagtcaaaattaaaaactaaatacatatatatatttattattttagtattgctgaacctttttttttttttataaaaatcaattaatattattaaatgtatactaaataaataaaattatagttttatcagttgtaaatttaaaatatatatttataaataattatgaagtcTAAATGAATGGTAAAAAACACATTGTGAGACTAAATGTGTTACAAACATTAATTGACTCGTGGTGATTTACAAATCACGTGAATGGTCAAACATAACGACgataacaaattaaatcaaattaacaaTGACTAATATCtgtatcaaaattcaaaatatctataaaagcACTTCTCGCCCCTGTATAACCGATAGTAGAGGAGACTGTGTgaacaatacatatattaaagtacatagtatactatactatttatacttgtttaaaaaatacatgagCTAATAcaagttatataacataataaaattataaaataacaattgttgGCTAAAATGGTGGAGACTAAatagtattttctataataaatataataaaatacaagtcaaaatatgttgactaattttaatgtatttatactattaacCTATTCACACCAGTCTACAGTATGTCAGTATTGAGTAATAAATAGGGCCCTGaattatatgcactaaaaacgtacaaaatatgcatgcatttatgcactgattatcattaaaatatgcactcacaatatgcaaacaaaaatgcattttaattaacaattaaattaagagCAGTGgaaataagtatacttaaactCCACTTCCCGAGAGAAGAAACCTGTGTCCCAACCGAAACACGTTCGAATCGGCGCACCACCATGTATTTGACATACACTAAATGGCATTAAGTGGGGGAATGCGAAATGGGTTCCTTCTCTCGTGGCGCAGAGTATAGTTGTAATAGATGTATATTACACAAATTTTatccatattttttgatttataacaaAATCAGATTTTGGCAATGGTTTGTTTGTATACATAGAACAAATAGTTTTTCCTCAATTTTGACTATTccggaaaaacaaacaaacaatagtaaaacaaatgggtaaaaaacacttaggtattcataaaatacagaaatatgcactacacatcaaaaaaatacaaaatatgcaaaataaaactttcCTGATCTATGGTCTATAATTCAAACTTGTGCTTATCTAACTActttttggaatattaaaaatgtaaacatgtgaatgcatataaatccgggccctcctaataagtaattaattaatacctgCTTAAGTAGTAGTAATattacatgaaatattataataatacaatattcatatttattatattatttttggcaaATATTAGTCAGCATAAACCTATCATGTTACTttaagcaatataaatatataataaaatattcttagagtaactcaaaattgttttccttgaaatactaaaattcaaatttaacagatTCATTATAGTGACATCCAAGTTTTATTAGTTAACCTCATAATgtccaatataatttatatagacacTGGAATTATAACATACCTATCAAATTCTGATCGTTTATCCCGTTTCAAACTCGATGATTTATTTGTATGATCATCTTCAACCCATGAATCACTTCTGTACTCTGAATATCCACTACTACTCATATCACTATCAGTACGACAAAGTGTATTTATAccttctaaaaaaataacatacaaattgttaattaagaaaacaaaaattaaaatattataattttacttgtaGAAGAAACATTTTGAGCTTTATTACTGGCGTCATTGTTTTGTTCAAATTGTTTTTGCAGTCTTgaagataaatatttagtattaatttctttattgtCATTGCTTTCATCATATTTATCTTTTGATAGTTCAGATCGGAATTTTGAGGGATCGTCTATGAACTCTTTATCCTGAAATAACATAAatcagtcattaaaaaaaaaaaaatgtacaattacaATCTAATATATGGTATGCAAGCCGttctttcatatatatattacataaatgtttactttattatctttattttctccgtctattttttttaacttagttgCTTCTAGTTGTTGTTGCATTTCATAACGTTTAATCTCTTCTAATTTTCGATCTTTGGCACGCTGTAAGACAACACTTATATCTTCACTTGTATTTACTACACGTGCCTTTCCTAAAAACTCATCGTCAAAATCATCTTCTAATTGACGTTCttcctaaaatgtatatttaagtattttattaataacatacattttacactatttaaaattaaaactgaaattaaatcTAACTTGATGAGATGAAGGTGATCTACAATATTGTTGCATATAATCTGAGTTGTAAGTTACAGCTCCGTTGGCATTCATATGCATGAACATACCCtcctaaaaaaatgaaaaatgaaaatataggtaaaataagtaataattaaaaattttttacctttaaattttgaacCACACTTGGATCACAaattttattacttaagtaACCTTTAGTATTATCGGATCTACTCCTGATATCACCATTCaatgattgtttatttaatttttcgttcaatTGGTCTTCATCATCACTGAAGTccaattttttactaataacacacaaaatgtaatttttaaagtaataaaaaaaaaaagctgctAGTTAAGGAAAATGACAAGATTATTACTTGTAGTCAATTTCTCCTTGTATAGACCACCCATCTTCTTTGGAGAGTTCATtcattctttttaaatcttctTCACGAATAATTGGAGGAGGAATAAGTTCCTTGATATCTGCTGTAGGTTTACTTAAACCACCATCAGTGATCATCGATGAAGAtgaaatattgtgaaatattcTTTCTGATGGATAACTATGTTGTTtggtatgatatataatatcagaTTGATTTGGAACCATctagtaatttataaacatatataaattatatttacttttaaaattaatttaaaatcttacaaAGTTAGGCAACATATTCCTCATAACAGGATTTTTAGTCATGTTATATTGCATTTGATAGGGATTCAGGCCGCCCGGGGCCCCGGCCACCCCATTTTGGACCGAATTGCTCCGTACGCCATTCACATTTTCTGtcccttaaaataaataatatctttaattaatTTCTCAAAAAGTTACAGGTCAAAAACAATCTATTACAAAaagttcagttttttttttagtttgatgtTTACTATCAGTAAATCAGTGATAGCTCAATTATAAATTGCTTGAATAACTGCATAAATAGCATAATACTGAGTAAAGcacaaatcttaaaaatatatataatgaaaataaagtttaattacaAGACTtttggtataaatttaaaaagaaatattgatgaaaaaaaaacaattttgatattaaagatACATGTATGTACCtccaaagaatattattttatttattcaattttcaaaaaaagtatttattcattattatcacaaaattaataaaataattaaaaataatccagctttaaacacacattttaaaagTGGGCAGAACAATCTATACAATgaaaacagtatttttaaatctaattatcagtgataactgataacaaatatttaagtaactaGCTAACCATGTGTACTTTGTTGCTCATAAGAAAATGGCAACTcttatatgattcaaactttagtcaattcattttttaatattagatgcTTGAtggtattctatattataatacataatcaatggtaaccatttataaacaaaaaacaattgatagaaaaaaattccCATTAAAAAAAGGCTTTTCAGCTTTTCCCAaatttgccaattttttttttctgtaattgtGCATTTggaaatattacaaacaattaaattaaaatgagcCAAATCGAACCAGCCATTCTCTAATGATGCATTTACCAACAGGCagcttttcatttttattatatagataaaatatataattttagaatatattaggtatataatataagttctaTTATAGTAAGTGGAACTACTGTTTTTCCAGTCGCCCTGTAATTTTGATACAAATGTTTATTGTAGAGTGCTGACTATATTATGTGTCGTATtctagttacaaaaaaatagtgCATTAAAACTGGTGGTTAAACACAGAAGATTAGTACGATTATTCCAATAAATAGTatgcaaaaaatgtttgtccctgttaagtaaaataaaatatgacaaccCTATGCTTACTGTTAAGAACTAAGTCTGACTCATATAATTCTGATGTTCTAATTATAAATGATGATTAACATAACACAAATACCTTAAACTAAAACCTTTATTTACATACCGGAAGATGTTTGAGAATGAAGAGGTTGACCTGAAACTCCAGTAGCACTGCCGGCGCCTTGCGGCATTTGGGGTCGACTGCCACCTTGCATCCAACTTGTTTCggctattaaattaaaatatgagtttataatatgtaagaagtataatattatctatattcaatttttactttGAGGACGAAGAGAAGGTCTCTGTTCTGTGTTGgcctgtataggtatatttgtgTTTACTACATTTTTGTGTTCTCCGCTTGAAGTAAGACTTGGAAATTCTTGTTGGAAT
This portion of the Acyrthosiphon pisum isolate AL4f chromosome A1, pea_aphid_22Mar2018_4r6ur, whole genome shotgun sequence genome encodes:
- the LOC100161608 gene encoding interaptin isoform X6, translated to MSTLPGVSLKGEKSKGKNSFQSLKINCLYKGESTESNQHKSIAPRKNGLQSIGKVIRSVRNPVNLPSEKSESSHESTINLVPIGGGGWNKPVIEKSLVAAGKEVPPTSIATTTSQLSQSGPVQGQQHASSHPTSVQVTTTTTTTRPSHADGKTWAKKIVDVPVAPPYLAHRTMQFQQEFPSLTSSGEHKNVVNTNIPIQANTEQRPSLRPQTETSWMQGGSRPQMPQGAGSATGVSGQPLHSQTSSGTENVNGVRSNSVQNGVAGAPGGLNPYQMQYNMTKNPVMRNMLPNFMVPNQSDIIYHTKQHSYPSERIFHNISSSSMITDGGLSKPTADIKELIPPPIIREEDLKRMNELSKEDGWSIQGEIDYNKKLDFSDDEDQLNEKLNKQSLNGDIRSRSDNTKGYLSNKICDPSVVQNLKEGMFMHMNANGAVTYNSDYMQQYCRSPSSHQEERQLEDDFDDEFLGKARVVNTSEDISVVLQRAKDRKLEEIKRYEMQQQLEATKLKKIDGENKDNKDKEFIDDPSKFRSELSKDKYDESNDNKEINTKYLSSRLQKQFEQNNDASNKAQNVSSTKGINTLCRTDSDMSSSGYSEYRSDSWVEDDHTNKSSSLKRDKRSEFDRYRRDKVRSDPKDKNDKYTHSDYTSRGDDNRKNYDHRRDFKRNDAGGNVKKSIDDNYDADKKEFTKVSKYHSRDSLETPEDIEKDNVQGDDETYHWRQNSLGKDFYKDENNSSGQYGKKYIPGPITQEKLEACELTSEPKRNLNQLVKSERKDMKKNDQGDDLSSKDKSVWDLAPTNNKNKMLQEQKLEQETKSGKSGQKNDDDKLSEPKSSLENNSGTSTLSHQKGMRSDRYVGSRSSYHQSINSRTVSRSGSNRKNAWPESYEEGQRSRGPPRRDDRNRGDDRNRGDDRNRGDDRNRGDDRNRGDDRNRGENRNRNDDRNRGDDRNRNDDRNRGSIRQNDRYSDKSTLRGYGQRSEQRGRVRLESCTLNGRSGQKNSIDENVEKNKLNPNSGGSIRSKNSSSKPQSKLDSFTTSGDTNRRSGESRFGSRQSNRPLNSQKQDDHWDSVSEPSDYEAQQKSSNRRLSSRTYLASSRGDKRSSYDKKDQSKELGNTDKSNQKLTATTSINDPKSGYSGGSTSQDGRSIKKDDQRKLSDSQQKIQRLTNQSNRKDSSKPTSRANQNNNAAKPGQTNQRYERQKSQPQIGQDDSNVPIIKDTVVMVSNNPPPPPQTNAWDKPITHALRAQSPNVNKPVAPQPNNRPNSLTEIKEIPGQTSQRLPSNKEKSSPNVMENGILDSSQRMETIIFENTTYKSKPCGESKNKYNSNIKQRNEKDTSNFNDDTQETCFRAFKSDSKDSKLNDAVQMSMNFQNDESSELNLGFGDFDSDFTQSGGGHLSVENKDVMAMTAAHTRSMHTGPSSLAASDLKTMIAGTKKVWDDKPESNPQVQQNIADSTFNTVYSTASSGQHDKSEISVIDEQRVHNQQVYSPAPQLQNVAGSYIPVSMAAAGQLKQDPNAATTNVCKGTLSPPLSQQQQQQQQQQQQQQQQQQQQQQQQQQQQQQQQQQQSSTSTHVFSSTTPQPHTSTTPLANAIPTQATHMNLQIMMENSDGLPDMYGPHIAKQQQTHLILNTNNKTGVEMMTKQFVSAGTGQSPSSAILFNSAQQHYSTTTMPPPSPSAPQVYSLLEPSQTVISGAARSQYNQFAYGLQSNGLNQNMNQYNPSMFIHAGSPAGQGGSEVLQSSISPFRMGPAYNNGQQLNTNINPVLIPSSTNSSSSQVKQSSQQIGTIGNKNTYNATTPQPSPFLVPFDPIFNQPFNSMNNTRATPLQTSSSLYSTNSATGPTNPSYIPSAFQPQVVPGASGGNTFGIPAAFGSQNAPPPNMQSYTSQYRQVPYIKGNLAGGNGTNDLQKSGISNQQDLGNPMYSSNLFRQQQQQYFDTNKTLMNSNQQTHQAMQGKYSNYQVSATQNNQLPLMQQPRMNMNNSNNGSMAGKIAPPYPTPIQRPVSTFQYLQRIPPPPQNMRMQPNCAPIQHLMNKSQTSNNYYVSNAGLIVEPPLPIPNKIDNANANVDSKAEEKIDSSSKPQSTECIDDKPLATNE
- the LOC100161608 gene encoding interaptin isoform X4: MSTLPGVSLKGEKSKGKNSFQSLKINCLYKGESTESNQHKSIAPRKNGLQSIGKVIRSVRNPVNLPSEKSESSHESTINLVPIGGGGWNKPVIEKSLVAAGKEVPPTSIATTTSQLSQSGPVQGQQHASSHPTSVQVTTTTTTTRPSHADGKTWAKKIVDVPVAPPYLAHRTMQFQQEFPSLTSSGEHKNVVNTNIPIQANTEQRPSLRPQTETSWMQGGSRPQMPQGAGSATGVSGQPLHSQTSSGTENVNGVRSNSVQNGVAGAPGGLNPYQMQYNMTKNPVMRNMLPNFMVPNQSDIIYHTKQHSYPSERIFHNISSSSMITDGGLSKPTADIKELIPPPIIREEDLKRMNELSKEDGWSIQGEIDYNKKLDFSDDEDQLNEKLNKQSLNGDIRSRSDNTKGYLSNKICDPSVVQNLKEGMFMHMNANGAVTYNSDYMQQYCRSPSSHQEERQLEDDFDDEFLGKARVVNTSEDISVVLQRAKDRKLEEIKRYEMQQQLEATKLKKIDGENKDNKDKEFIDDPSKFRSELSKDKYDESNDNKEINTKYLSSRLQKQFEQNNDASNKAQNVSSTKGINTLCRTDSDMSSSGYSEYRSDSWVEDDHTNKSSSLKRDKRSEFDRYRRDKVRSDPKDKNDKYTHSDYTSRGDDNRKNYDHRRDFKRNDAGGNVKKSIDDNYDADKKEFTKVSKYHSRDSLETPEDIEKDNVQGDDETYHWRQNSLGKDFYKDENNSSGQYGKKYIPGPITQEKLEACELTSEPKRNLNQLVKSERKDMKKNDQGDDLSSKDKSVWDLAPTNNKNKMLQEQKLEQETKSGKSGQKNDDDKLSEPKSSLENNSGTSTLSHQKGMRSDRYVGSRSSYHQSINSRTVSRSGSNRKNAWPESYEEGQRSRGPPRRDDRNRGDDRNRGDDRNRGDDRNRGDDRNRGDDRNRGENRNRNDDRNRGDDRNRNDDRNRGSIRQNDRYSDKSTLRGYGQRSEQRGRVRLESCTLNGRSGQKNSIDENVEKNKLNPNSGGSIRSKNSSSKPQSKLDSFTTSGDTNRRSGESRFGSRQSNRPLNSQKQDDHWDSVSEPSDYEAQQKSSNRRLSSRTYLASSRGDKRSSYDKKDQSKELGNTDKSNQKLTATTSINDPKSGYSGGSTSQDGRSIKKDDQRKLSDSQQKIQRLTNQSNRKDSSKPTSRANQNNNAAKPGQTNQRYERQKSQPQIGQDDSNVPIIKDTVVMVSNNPPPPPQTNAWDKPITHALRAQSPNVNKPVAPQPNNRPNSLTEIKEIPGQTSQRLPSNKEKSSPNVMENGILDSSQRMETIIFENTTYKSKPCGESKNKYNSNIKQRNEKDTSNFNDDTQETCFRAFKSDSKDSKLNDAVQMSMNFQNDESSELNLGFGDFDSDFTQSGGGHLSVENKDVMAMTAAHTRSMHTGPSSLAASDLKTMIAGTKKVWDDKPESNPQVQQNIADSTFNTVYSTASSGQHDKSEISVIDEQRVHNQQVYSPAPQLQNVAGSYIPVSMAAAGQLKQDPNAATTNVCKVKPQPQGTLSPPLSQQQQQQQQQQQQQQQQQQQQQQQQQQQQQQQQQQQSSTSTHVFSSTTPQPHTSTTPLANAIPTQATHMNLQIMMENSDGLPDMYGPHIAKQQQTHLILNTNNKTGVEMMTKQFVSAGTGQSPSSAILFNSAQQHYSTTTMPPPSPSAPQVYSLLEPSQTVISGAARSQYNQFAYGLQSNGLNQNMNQYNPSMFIHAGSPAGQGGSEVLQSSISPFRMGPAYNNGQQLNTNINPVLIPSSTNSSSSQVKQSSQQIGTIGNKNTYNATTPQPSPFLVPFDPIFNQPFNSMNNTRATPLQTSSSLYSTNSATGPTNPSYIPSAFQPQVVPGASGGNTFGIPAAFGSQNAPPPNMQSYTSQYRQVPYIKGNLAGGNGTNDLQKSGISNQQDLGNPMYSSNLFRQQQQQYFDTNKTLMNSNQQTHQAMQGKYSNYQVSATQNNQLPLMQQPRMNMNNSNNGSMAGKIAPPYPTPIQRPVSTFQYLQRIPPPPQNMRMQPNCAPIQHLMNKSQTSNNYYVSNAGLIVEPPLPIPNKIDNANANVDSKAEEKIDSSSKPQSTECIDDKPLATNE
- the LOC100161608 gene encoding interaptin isoform X5, which produces MSTLPGVSLKGEKSKGKNSFQSLKINCLYKGESTESNQHKSIAPRKNGLQSIGKVIRSVRNPVNLPSEKSESSHESTINLVPIGGGGWNKPVIEKSLVAAGKEVPPTSIATTTSQLSQSGPVQGQQHASSHPTSVQVTTTTTTTRPSHADGKTWAKKIVDVPVAPPYLAHRTMQFQQEFPSLTSSGEHKNVVNTNIPIQANTEQRPSLRPQTETSWMQGGSRPQMPQGAGSATGVSGQPLHSQTSSGTENVNGVRSNSVQNGVAGAPGGLNPYQMQYNMTKNPVMRNMLPNFMVPNQSDIIYHTKQHSYPSERIFHNISSSSMITDGGLSKPTADIKELIPPPIIREEDLKRMNELSKEDGWSIQGEIDYNKKLDFSDDEDQLNEKLNKQSLNGDIRSRSDNTKGYLSNKICDPSVVQNLKEGMFMHMNANGAVTYNSDYMQQYCRSPSSHQEERQLEDDFDDEFLGKARVVNTSEDISVVLQRAKDRKLEEIKRYEMQQQLEATKLKKIDGENKDNKDKEFIDDPSKFRSELSKDKYDESNDNKEINTKYLSSRLQKQFEQNNDASNKAQNVSSTKGINTLCRTDSDMSSSGYSEYRSDSWVEDDHTNKSSSLKRDKRSEFDRYRRDKVRSDPKDKNDKYTHSDYTSRGDDNRKNYDHRRDFKRNDAGGNVKKSIDDNYDADKKEFTKVSKYHSRDSLETPEDIEKDNVQGDDETYHWRQNSLGKDFYKDENNSSGQYGKKYIPGPITQEKLEACELTSEPKRNLNQLVKSERKDMKKNDQGDDLSSKDKSVWDLAPTNNKNKMLQEQKLEQETKSGKSGQKNDDDKLSEPKSSLENNSGTSTLSHQKGMRSDRYVGSRSSYHQSINSRTVSRSGSNRKNAWPESYEEGQRSRGPPRRDDRNRGDDRNRGDDRNRGDDRNRGDDRNRGDDRNRGENRNRNDDRNRGDDRNRNDDRNRGSIRQNDRYSDKSTLRGYGQRSEQRGRVRLESCTLNGRSGQKNSIDENVEKNKLNPNSGGSIRSKNSSSKPQSKLDSFTTSGDTNRRSGESRFGSRQSNRPLNSQKQDDHWDSVSEPSDYEAQQKSSNRRLSSRTYLASSRGDKRSSYDKKDQSKELGNTDKSNQKLTATTSINDPKSGYSGGSTSQDGRSIKKDDQRKLSDSQQKIQRLTNQSNRKDSSKPTSRANQNNNAAKPGQTNQRYERQKSQPQIGQDDSNVPIIKDTVVMVSNNPPPPPQTNAWDKPITHALRAQSPNVNKPVAPQPNNRPNSLTEIKEIPGQTSQRLPSNKEKSSPNVMENGILDSSQRMETIIFENTTYKSKPCGESKNKYNSNIKQRNEKDTSNFNDDTQETCFRAFKSDSKDSKLNDAVQMSMNFQNDESSELNLGFGDFDSDFTQSGGGHLSVENKDVMAMTAAHTRSMHTGPSSLAASDLKTMIAGTKKVWDDKPESNPQVQQNIADSTFNTVYSTASSGQHDKSEISVIDEQRVHNQQVYRYVLCPAPQLQNVAGSYIPVSMAAAGQLKQDPNAATTNVCKGTLSPPLSQQQQQQQQQQQQQQQQQQQQQQQQQQQQQQQQQQQSSTSTHVFSSTTPQPHTSTTPLANAIPTQATHMNLQIMMENSDGLPDMYGPHIAKQQQTHLILNTNNKTGVEMMTKQFVSAGTGQSPSSAILFNSAQQHYSTTTMPPPSPSAPQVYSLLEPSQTVISGAARSQYNQFAYGLQSNGLNQNMNQYNPSMFIHAGSPAGQGGSEVLQSSISPFRMGPAYNNGQQLNTNINPVLIPSSTNSSSSQVKQSSQQIGTIGNKNTYNATTPQPSPFLVPFDPIFNQPFNSMNNTRATPLQTSSSLYSTNSATGPTNPSYIPSAFQPQVVPGASGGNTFGIPAAFGSQNAPPPNMQSYTSQYRQVPYIKGNLAGGNGTNDLQKSGISNQQDLGNPMYSSNLFRQQQQQYFDTNKTLMNSNQQTHQAMQGKYSNYQVSATQNNQLPLMQQPRMNMNNSNNGSMAGKIAPPYPTPIQRPVSTFQYLQRIPPPPQNMRMQPNCAPIQHLMNKSQTSNNYYVSNAGLIVEPPLPIPNKIDNANANVDSKAEEKIDSSSKPQSTECIDDKPLATNE